The following coding sequences lie in one Rhabdothermincola sediminis genomic window:
- the dapF gene encoding diaminopimelate epimerase, whose translation MQLTKHHGLANDFLVVLDEANGGAVEVDGELARRLCHRRTGIGADGLIRGAIPTGEDRDAGVDLVMHLYNADGSRAEMSGNGIRCLAQAFTRLRGCDQATVVVRTDGGVREVAVRAGTSTESVATVGMGRAQDGPPVPGPLAEELDGRYRTLDLGNPHLVVEVPDPASVDLATEGAWLEQQFPGGVNVEFIAPGVGDDQVTMVVWERGVGITEACGTGACAAAVAAHGWGLVGTPVQVRMPGGTAEVDIGDEIRLTGPAVFVAVIEVDGG comes from the coding sequence GTGCAGCTCACCAAGCACCACGGACTGGCCAACGACTTCCTCGTCGTGCTCGACGAGGCGAACGGCGGCGCGGTCGAGGTCGACGGCGAGCTGGCACGCCGTCTCTGCCACCGGCGCACCGGCATCGGCGCCGACGGGCTGATCCGCGGTGCCATCCCGACCGGCGAGGACCGCGACGCGGGCGTCGATCTCGTCATGCACCTGTACAACGCGGACGGCAGCCGGGCGGAGATGAGCGGCAACGGCATCCGATGCCTGGCCCAGGCCTTCACCCGCCTGCGGGGATGCGACCAGGCGACGGTGGTGGTGCGCACCGACGGGGGTGTCCGTGAGGTGGCGGTCCGAGCCGGCACCTCCACCGAGTCGGTGGCCACGGTGGGGATGGGCCGGGCGCAGGACGGCCCGCCGGTGCCCGGCCCGCTGGCCGAGGAGCTCGACGGGCGGTATCGCACGCTCGATCTCGGCAACCCACACCTGGTGGTCGAGGTGCCTGACCCGGCCAGCGTCGACCTGGCGACCGAGGGGGCCTGGCTCGAGCAGCAGTTCCCCGGCGGGGTCAACGTCGAGTTCATCGCCCCGGGCGTCGGCGACGATCAGGTGACGATGGTGGTGTGGGAACGCGGCGTAGGGATCACCGAGGCGTGCGGCACCGGGGCCTGCGCGGCCGCCGTGGCCGCGCACGGATGGGGTCTGGTCGGCACCCCGGTGCAGGTCCGGATGCCCGGCGGCACGGCGGAGGTCGACATAGGTGACGAGATCCGACTCACGGGCCCGGCGGTGTTCGTGGCGGTCATCGAGGTCGACGGTGGCTGA
- the miaA gene encoding tRNA (adenosine(37)-N6)-dimethylallyltransferase MiaA translates to MALVGPTASGKSAVALALARRYPELELVSVDSMQVYRGMDIGTAKPTPAERAEVPHHLIDLVDPWQEFTVAEFQRAFQETLATIEARGHRALLVGGTGLYLRAVVDRLEIPGRFPQVRAELEAEADTSRLHRRLAELDPPAAARMEPSNRRRVLRALEVTLGSGRPFSSYGPGLDTYPPSPYCLIGLRVPREELDERIAARYRQQLDAGFLEEVRGLATDPRGMSRTARQALGYKELLEHLEGHGTLDEALERAITRTRRFARRQLRWFRRDPRLVWIDASSGHNPVGELAHLLGD, encoded by the coding sequence GTGGCGTTGGTCGGTCCCACCGCCTCGGGCAAGTCGGCGGTGGCGCTCGCGCTGGCCCGCCGGTATCCGGAGCTGGAGTTGGTGTCGGTCGACTCGATGCAGGTGTACCGAGGCATGGACATCGGCACCGCCAAGCCGACGCCGGCCGAGCGGGCCGAGGTGCCCCATCACCTCATCGACCTGGTGGACCCCTGGCAGGAGTTCACGGTGGCTGAGTTCCAGCGGGCGTTCCAAGAGACGCTGGCGACCATCGAGGCCCGGGGTCACCGGGCCCTGCTCGTCGGGGGAACCGGTCTCTACCTGCGAGCGGTGGTCGACCGCCTGGAGATCCCCGGCCGGTTCCCGCAGGTGCGGGCGGAGCTGGAGGCCGAGGCCGACACGAGTCGTCTCCATCGACGCCTGGCCGAGCTCGATCCGCCCGCCGCGGCGCGGATGGAGCCGTCGAACCGCCGGCGGGTGCTGCGCGCACTGGAGGTCACCCTCGGCAGCGGTCGCCCCTTCTCCTCCTACGGGCCCGGCCTCGACACCTACCCGCCCTCGCCGTACTGCCTGATCGGGCTGCGGGTCCCTCGGGAGGAACTCGACGAACGCATCGCGGCGCGGTACCGCCAGCAGCTCGACGCCGGGTTCCTGGAGGAGGTCCGCGGCCTCGCCACCGACCCGCGGGGGATGTCGCGCACCGCCCGTCAGGCGCTCGGGTACAAGGAGCTGCTCGAGCACCTCGAAGGCCACGGCACCCTCGACGAGGCGCTGGAGCGGGCCATCACCCGCACCCGACGCTTCGCCCGCCGCCAGCTCCGCTGGTTCCGCCGCGACCCCCGCCTCGTCTGGATCGACGCCTCCTCCGGGCACAATCCGGTGGGCGAGCTCGCCCACCTGCTGGGAGACTGA
- the miaB gene encoding tRNA (N6-isopentenyl adenosine(37)-C2)-methylthiotransferase MiaB, whose amino-acid sequence MDRRYFIRTYGCQMNEHDSERIAGLLEGEGLVAASSADEADVVVLNTCCIRENADNKLYGALGHLKAAKAARPELEIVVAGCLAQKDRELIRQRASHVDVVVGTHNVHRTGELLERARREGPVVEIWDEALDEAEAFPSALPVKREVDYAAWVTIQVGCDNRCAFCIVPAVRGREISRPMDELVAEVERLASEGVVEVTLLGQNVNSYGRDLTKRRPLFAELLAAVARVEGIERVRFTSPHPKDLRPETIEAMATHPAVCPHLHLPLQSGSDRVLAAMHRGYTAERYLSRLEAARAAVADLAVTTDLIVGFPGETDQDFERTLEVVAAAGYDSAYTFVFSPRPGTEAAALTDRFVPPEVVAERFERLRVVVERSALARHRDRIGREELVLVEGPSKKDPSLRTGRTGQNKLVHFRSAEHLRPGTFARVRVTDASAHFLRGDLLAVTAAPRHRRRIPVVAG is encoded by the coding sequence GTGGATCGCCGGTACTTCATCCGCACCTACGGGTGCCAGATGAACGAGCACGACTCGGAGCGGATCGCGGGTCTCCTCGAGGGCGAGGGTCTCGTGGCGGCCAGCTCCGCCGACGAGGCCGACGTGGTCGTGCTCAACACCTGCTGCATCCGGGAGAACGCCGACAACAAGCTCTACGGTGCCCTCGGGCACCTCAAGGCGGCCAAAGCCGCCCGGCCCGAGCTCGAGATCGTTGTCGCTGGCTGCCTCGCCCAGAAGGACCGCGAGCTCATCCGCCAGCGAGCCAGCCACGTCGACGTGGTCGTGGGAACCCACAACGTGCACCGCACCGGCGAGCTGCTCGAGCGCGCCCGCCGGGAGGGGCCGGTGGTGGAGATCTGGGACGAGGCCCTCGACGAGGCGGAGGCCTTCCCGTCCGCGCTCCCCGTGAAGCGGGAGGTCGACTACGCGGCGTGGGTCACCATCCAGGTGGGCTGCGACAACCGCTGCGCGTTCTGCATCGTGCCCGCGGTACGGGGGCGGGAGATCAGCCGCCCCATGGACGAGCTGGTGGCGGAGGTCGAGCGGCTGGCGTCCGAAGGGGTGGTCGAGGTGACCCTGCTCGGCCAGAACGTCAACTCCTATGGTCGCGATCTCACCAAGCGCCGGCCGCTGTTCGCCGAGTTGCTCGCCGCGGTGGCGCGGGTGGAGGGCATCGAGCGGGTCCGCTTCACCAGCCCCCACCCGAAGGACCTTCGGCCCGAGACCATCGAGGCGATGGCCACCCACCCCGCCGTCTGTCCCCACCTGCACCTGCCCCTACAGTCGGGCAGCGACCGGGTGCTGGCGGCGATGCACCGGGGCTACACGGCCGAGCGGTACCTCAGCCGGCTGGAGGCCGCGCGCGCCGCGGTGGCCGATCTCGCGGTCACCACCGACCTGATCGTCGGGTTCCCCGGGGAGACCGACCAGGATTTCGAGCGCACGCTCGAGGTGGTGGCCGCCGCGGGCTACGACAGCGCGTACACCTTCGTGTTCTCGCCTCGCCCCGGCACGGAGGCCGCTGCGCTCACCGATCGGTTCGTGCCCCCGGAGGTCGTGGCCGAACGGTTCGAGCGGCTGCGAGTCGTCGTCGAGCGTTCCGCGTTGGCCCGGCATCGGGACCGCATCGGCCGCGAGGAACTGGTACTGGTCGAAGGTCCCAGCAAGAAGGACCCGTCGCTGCGTACCGGGCGCACGGGGCAGAACAAGCTGGTCCATTTCCGCAGCGCCGAGCACCTGCGGCCGGGCACCTTCGCCCGGGTGCGGGTCACGGATGCCAGCGCACACTTCCTGCGTGGCGACCTGCTGGCGGTGACCGCGGCGCCCCGCCATCGCCGGCGCATCCCGGTGGTGGCCGGCTGA